One region of Bombus affinis isolate iyBomAffi1 chromosome 5, iyBomAffi1.2, whole genome shotgun sequence genomic DNA includes:
- the LOC126916587 gene encoding disks large homolog 5 isoform X4, with protein MKELEYYRGQHIAVMNQLEATSQESSALRGKYGDLVNDKQRLDREVQALQKEVSELRCQNQEVLVSDASNSDTMNQHYLSALRKYEAVKDEYDALRKRYDDLISSHSSAVNKLELSQEEAARLKKQYDEIVQERNSAVRERNGLKQQCTAAIRQWDIALRERNEYREALAKVQQQHEEAVKEINHAMVLRMKASKDMKRLTEERNAALQEYSLIMGERDTVHKEMEKLGDDLTQAYTKITHLENQNKQFMEEKKALSYQIETLRREISSALQDRDDALKQCNELRQKFGDYSEGSNRDYKNRMELHSYNRERDNSNKEAERENNTTDYTKRDKERMDNLDQANLELDKLRKSVDKLQAELEEALQEAEVSKRRRDWAFSERDKIVLERESIRTLCDRLRKERDRAVSELAGALRDSDDIKKQRNEASKELKDLKEKIESGDHALRASQFAQSLAHAHDSAIDTDVSDWEILTIHLDLSRVCLDSDRDLGLTLVGGRDNPYYPNDTGIYVAQVTSGSAVDGKLRVNDCIMRVNNVDCTSVFTRVIMETLRTCSVGSATLTIRRRRLTRRSLRTTQLPVGSVPHGISLELGVYISKISPGSLSAKDGNLAVGDRVLNINSKPMEGINSSHEAMATLNDTSTDVLTITTLKGIPLPSATSSETMTIDGSFGTEKQKMVNSCSQTEQERILLKIPSDDYERRHVASNFGDRSVYKVSKSVSGEKPSGISNAWDNIREKIDIVRGRKHSKDREEKKKRHRNSSPNTFEQEQDAIAELDSVIESYHKKANNGVLKRSKRRGTEKVEKNGGTWPKARGGPLIQNGTGTILHPRKTKERLPLSVLLNQPPKYDSYNYNRISNPIPLTNFSNMNNRHTVYKPVEKPLPNFLKTGPLFSQKSFTPVVQFKDIPIDKKPATEFENTENRLSSTLTPSETSIDFSVKSGNTGKDVEYFSKKRTQKYTPSNESQVDTLQHNRVQSQLYSGAGSSTSSTSGTRQQLTGNFSFPPYTHSHPHPHQQNSLPSRYPSPPSLPSAQSGESIGLPDARSYCFEPSYSPGPQTGFGHLHTPSVDLHYHKSRAPPIGTTYDVPAYTHGYEGGTFPRKKENQRFRIPSNPSVTSKSSVGKLSTGSIERTSERGSPMPTFHVEVLSPGTGSGNSSGGTVRGSSSNKRSSMPDYCYSQPRPAPGELRRVHIDKSVEPLGIQISCLESGGVFVSTVSEHSLASQVGLQIGDQLLEVCGINMRSATYQLAANVLRQCGNSITMLVQYSPDKYNELEEGSASSSSSEAGGAEGGSRSGSPTPCNSPEAPRKTTIESLESSEPERDASTSLSTIRDTSNTLTIMRETSNTLEPPRTIRERDIRNSASLEVPSTQQREREIRASASLDINIRKPELRSSATLDNMRNSATLDTLRGTANTLTRAQLNAATTLQRQNATVRSPTQEEQNRKSPPPSEPRYLFIETRKCSNLGISLVGGNGVGIFVHSVQPGCLAEDAGLRPGDRILEYNGVDLRQATAEQAALELARPADKVTLIAQYVPERYNEVKDKPGDSFYVKAMFDRVGEVGDSLQLRFSKDDILYVDNTMFNGTPGHWRAWIVDQAGRRQTCGIIPSKFKVEEELLLRRSLGDLETDTTRRGSTSARRSFFRRKKHQRSSSRDSKELSHLTGVNLGWYSDSGTLNEETLPASYQRVERLDYPALRPVLIIGPLSECVVTKLLQEFPGQFTRCLAEAMHCSQATLEQGLRDSLYVDYRKKGSYFECTTVQAVKDICEKNTHCILDVSIASIERLHRHQIYPIVLLIKFKSTKQIKEVKDSRYPSDKVSAKAAKEMYEQALKLEAEYKHYISVVIPAGVNVAYICTQVKAAVDEEQSKALWVPRGPP; from the exons ATGAAGGAATTGGAATACTACAGGGGACAGCATATAGCAGTCATGAATCAATTAGAGGCAACGTCACAAGAAAGCTCCGCACTGCGGGGCAAATATGGAGATTTAGTAAATGACAAGCAACGCCTAGATCGGGAAGTCCAAGCGTTGCAAAAGGAAGTGTCTGAATTAAGGTGTCAAAATCAAGAAGTTCTTGTTTCTGATGCTAGTAATAGTGACACTATGAATCAGCACTATCTATCTGCCCTTCGAAAATATGAAGCCGTTAAAGACGAGTACGATGCCCTTAGGAAACGGTACGATGATTTAATATCATCGCATTCATCGGCCGTTAATAAG TTGGAATTATCTCAAGAAGAGGCTGCCAGGTTAAAAAAACAATATGATGAAATTGTTCAAGAACGTAATAGCGCAGTTCGTGAGCGTAATGGTTTAAAACAACAGTGTACTGCTGCCATTAGACAGTGGGATATTGCATTAAGGGAAAGAAATGAATATCGTGAAGCCTTAGCCAAAGTACAGCAACAACACGAAGAAGCAGTGAAGGAAATTAATCATGCAATGGTACTACGCATGAAAGCTAGTAAGGATATGAAACGATTAACAGAAGAAAGAAATGCTGCATTACAAGAATACAGTTTAATTATGGGCGAGCGCGATACAGTGCATAAAGAAATGGAAAAACTTGGTGATGATCTTACACAAGCATATACAAAAATCACACATTTAGAGAATCAGAATAAACAATTTATGGAAGAG aaaaaagCTTTATCCTATCAAATTGAAACTTTAAGAAGAGAAATTTCATCCGCTTTGCAAGATCGAGACGATGCTTTAAAACAATGTAACGAATTACGCCAAAAGTTTGGTGATTATTCTGAAGGTTCAAACAGGGATTATAAAAATCGTATGGAATTGCACTCATATAATCGTGAACGAGATAATTCGAACAAAGAAGCCGAAAGAGAAAATAACACTACAGATTACACTAAACGGGATAAGGAACGTATGGATAACTTGGATCAAGCTAACTTGGAATTAGATAAACTTAGAAAATCTGTCGATAAATTGCAAGCAGAACTTGAAGAAGCCCTCCAAGAAGCAGAAGTATCAAAACGAAGAAGAGATTGGGCTTTCAGTGAAAGggataaaatagttttagaaaGAGAAAGTATTAGAACTCTCTGCGATAGATTAAGGAAAGAGCGTGATCGTGCTGTTTCGGAACTAGCGGGTGCTTTACGTGATTCTGATGATATTAAAAAGCAACGGAACGAAGCATCGAAAGAATTAAAGGATCTCAAAGAAAAGATAGAATCTGGTGATCATGCGTTAAGAGCAAGTCAATTTGCACAAAGCTTAGCGCATGCACATGATTCGGCGATTGATACTGATGTTAGTGACTGGGAAATTCTTACTATTCACTTGGATCTTAGTCGAGTTTGCTTAGATTCTGATCGTGATTTGGGATTGACATTAGTTGGAGGTCGTGATAATCCATATTATCCAAACGATACAGGAATTTATGTTGCTCAAGTAACATCAGGAAGTGCTGTTGATGGTAAATTAAGAGTGAATGACTGCATTATGCGAGTAAACAATGTAGATTGTACATCTGTTTTTACGCGTGTAATTATGGAAACTTTACGTACCTGTTCGGTGGGATCAGCTACATTAACGATAAGAAGACGGCGTTTAACTAGAAGGTCATTAAGGACAACGCAATTGCCTGTTGGTTCAGTTCCTCATGGTATTTCTTTGGAGCTTGGAGTatacatttcgaagatttcacCGGGTAGTTTATCTGCTAAAGATGGTAACCTCGCTGTTGGAGATAGAGTTTTAAAT ATTAATAGTAAACCAATGGAAGGCATTAATTCCAGCCACGAAGCGATGGCAACTTTAAATGATACAAGTACGGATGTGTTAACTATTACGACCCTGAAAGGAATACCATTGCCTTCAGCAACTAGCTCTGAAACTATGACCATTGATGGTAGCTTTGGTACTGAGAAACAAAAAATGGTGAATAGTTGTTCTCAAACAGAACAAGAAAGAATATTGTTAAAGATTCCATCGGACGATTATGAAAGAAGACACGTTGCTTCGAACTTTGGTGATAGAAGTGTTTACAAAGTTTCAAAATCCGTTAGTGGTGAAAAACCAAGTGGAATTAGCAATGCTTGGGACAATATACGAGAGAAGATTGATATAGTACGAGGACGTAAACATAGCAAAGATCGggaggagaagaagaaacgaCACCGCAACTCGAGTCCAAATACCTTTGAACAAGAGCAAGATGCAATAGCGGAATTAGATTCAGTAATAGAGAGCTACCACAAGAAAGCGAATAATGGAGTATTGAAACGAAGTAAGCGACGCGGAACCGAAAAGGTTGAGAAAAATGGAGGTACGTGGCCGAAAGCCAGAGGTGGACCTCTGATTCAAAATGGTACTGGTACTATTTTACATCCACGTAAGACAAAAGAAAGGTTGCCCTTAAGTGTACTCCTTAATCAACCACCAAAGTATGACAGTTATAAttataatcgtatttctaatCCTATACCCTTAACCAATTTTTCCAATATGAACAATCGGCATACGGTTTATAAACCTGTAGAAAAACCATTACCAAATTTCCTTAAAACTGGACCGTTATTTAGTCAGAAATCCTTTACTCCAGTGGTGCAGTTCAAAGATATCCCGATAGATAAGAAACCAGCAACCGAATTCGAGAACACGGAAAATAGACTCAGTTCTACGCTGACACCATCTGAAACTAGCATCGATTTTTCCGTGAAGTCTGGAAATACGGGAAAAGATGTAGAAtatttttcgaagaaaagaacGCAAAAGTATACTCCTAGCAACGAGAGTCAAGTAGACACACTACAGCATAATAGAGTGCAATCTCAACTTTATTCCGGGGCTGGATCATCAACTTCGTCGACTAGCGGCACGAGACAGCAGTTGACTGGTAATTTTTCATTTCCTCCCTATACGCATTCGCATCCGCATCCCCATCAACAAAATTCTTTACCTTCGAGATACCCTTCCCCGCCGTCTTTGCCGTCTGCACAGTCCGGGGAGTCAATAGGACTACCCGATGCACGATCTTATTGTTTCGAACCTTCATATAGCCCCGGCCCGCAAACAGGATTCGGGCATTTGCACACACCCTCTGTAGATTTGCATTACCACAAATCTCGCGCTCCACCGATTGGCACTACATACGACGTACCAGCGTACACACATGGCTACGAAGGTGGAACTTTTccaagaaaaaaggaaaatcaaCGTTTTCGAATACCATCAAATCCTAGTGTGACTTCAAAAAGCAGCGTGGGTAAATTATCTACTGGCAGTATAGAAAGAACTTCAGAAAGAGGCAGTCCAATGCCAACATTCCACGTGGAAGTACTTAGTCCTGGTACCGGTAGCGGAAATAGCTCTGGTGGAACTGTCAGAGGAAGTAGTAGCAATAAACGGTCCAGCATGCCGGACTATTGCTACTCTCAACCTAGGCCAGCACCTGGAGAACTTCGCAGAGTTCACATAGACAAGTCAGTCGAACCTTTAGGTATCCAGATTTCTTGCTTAGAGAGCGGCGGTGTATTCGTTTCCACTGTTAGCGAGCACAGCTTAGCATCTCAAGTCGGTCTTCAAATCGGTGACCAGTTGCTTGAAGTCTGTGGTATCAATATGAGGAGTGCTACTTATCAACTTGCTGCCAATGTGTTACGTCAGTGCGGTAATTCCATTACGATGCTGGTGCAGTACAGTCCAGACA AATACAATGAGTTAGAAGAAGGCTCTGCTTCTTCGAGTTCATCAGAAGCTGGTGGTGCTGAAGGAGGTAGTCGTAGTGGATCACCCACTCCATGTAATAGCCCTGAAGCTCCTAGAAAAACAACTATTGAATCATTGGAAAGCTCAGAACCTGAACGTGACGCTTCTACTAGTTTAAGTACAATACGCGATACTTCCAATACCTTGACTATTATGCGCGAAACTTCAAATACTTTAGAACCACCTCGTACAATTCGGGAAAGAGATATTAGAAATTCTGCTTCATTGGAAGTACCAAGTACGCAACAGAGAGAACGAGAAATTAGAGCATCAGCATCTTTGGATATTAATATCAGAAAGCCGGAACTTCGTAGTTCAGCTACGTTAGATAATATGCGTAATTCCGCAACTCTTGATACATTACGTGGTACTGCTAATACTCTTACACGCGCACAGCTTAATGCAGCGACCACGTTGCAACGACAAAATGCAACTGTAAGAAGTCCGACACAAGAAGAACAAAATCGTAAAAGCCCACCACCAAGTGAACCGAGGTATCTTTTTATCGAAACAAGGAAATGTTCGAATTTAGGTATTTCCCTTGTTGGTGGTAATGGTGTCGGAATATTCGTACACTCGGTACAACCAGGTTGCCTCGCGGAAGATGCAGGATTACGTCCCGGTGACCGTATCTTAGAGTATAATGGTGTTGATCTCAGACAAGCAACCGCAGAACAAGCTGCTTTAGAATTGGCTAGACCAGCAGATAAGGTAACGCTGATTGCTCAATATGTACCTGAAAGGTATAACGAAGTAAAGGATAAACCTGGAGACAGTTTTTATGTGAAAGCGATGTTCGATCGAGTAGGCGAAGTTGGAGATAGCCTACAACTTAGGTTTAGTAAAGATGATATTTTATACGTCGATAATACAATGTTTAATGGTACTCCGGGTCATTGGAGAGCTTGGATAGTTGATCAAGCTGGAAGAAGACAAACTTGTGGTATAATACCGAGCAAATTCAA GGTCGAAGAAGAATTACTTTTACGACGTTCATTAGGCGATTTAGAAACAGATACTACTAGAAGAGGTAGCACGAGCGCAAGAAGAAGCTTTTTTCGTCGAAAGAAACATCAACGTTCTTCTAGTAGGGATAGTAAAGAATTATCACATCTTACGGGAGTAAATTTGGGTTGGTATAGTGATAGTGGAACACTAAATGAAGAAACTCTTCCAGCAAGTTATCAACGTGTTGAAAGATTGGATT ATCCAGCTTTAAGACCTGTGTTGATCATTGGACCGTTAAGCGAATGTGTAGTGACAAAACTATTACAAGAATTTCCAGGACAGTTCACTAGGTGTCTTGCAGAAGCTATGCATTGTTCTCAAGCGACGCTCGAACAAGGTTTGCGCGATTCCCTTTATGTGGACTATAGAAAAAAAGGAAGCTATTTCGAGTGTACCACAGTACAAGCTGTCAAGGACATCTGTGAGAAG aataCTCATTGCATATTGGATGTATCAATTGCGTCGATCGAGCGACTTCATCGACATCAGATCTATCCTATAGTTTTGTTGATTAAATTTAAAAGTACCAAACAAATAAAGGAAGTTAAAGATTCCAGATACCCAAGCGATAAAGTTAGTGCCAAAGCGGCCAAGGAGATGTATGAACAAGCATTAAAATTGGAAGCTGAGTATAAACATTATATTTCTG TTGTAATTCCAGCTGGAGTAAATGTCGCGTACATATGTACTCAAGTAAAAGCTGCAGTAGATGAAGAACAAAGCAAAGCGCTGTGGGTTCCTAGAGGACCTCCCTGA
- the LOC126916587 gene encoding disks large homolog 5 isoform X7, translating into MASGASSLDSAGSSDGALNMERDSGGYGSVGSPVGGPECRSDYDGLQAQCDQAMHQLQLLRHKHSDTIRRCEHTMKELEYYRGQHIAVMNQLEATSQESSALRGKYGDLVNDKQRLDREVQALQKEVSELRCQNQEVLVSDASNSDTMNQHYLSALRKYEAVKDEYDALRKRYDDLISSHSSAVNKLELSQEEAARLKKQYDEIVQERNSAVRERNGLKQQCTAAIRQWDIALRERNEYREALAKVQQQHEEAVKEINHAMVLRMKASKDMKRLTEERNAALQEYSLIMGERDTVHKEMEKLGDDLTQAYTKITHLENQNKQFMEEKKALSYQIETLRREISSALQDRDDALKQCNELRQKFGDYSEGSNRDYKNRMELHSYNRERDNSNKEAERENNTTDYTKRDKERMDNLDQANLELDKLRKSVDKLQAELEEALQEAEVSKRRRDWAFSERDKIVLERESIRTLCDRLRKERDRAVSELAGALRDSDDIKKQRNEASKELKDLKEKIESGDHALRASQFAQSLAHAHDSAIDTDVSDWEILTIHLDLSRVCLDSDRDLGLTLVGGRDNPYYPNDTGIYVAQVTSGSAVDGKLRVNDCIMRVNNVDCTSVFTRVIMETLRTCSVGSATLTIRRRRLTRRSLRTTQLPVGSVPHGISLELGVYISKISPGSLSAKDGNLAVGDRVLNINSKPMEGINSSHEAMATLNDTSTDVLTITTLKGIPLPSATSSETMTIDGSFGTEKQKMVNSCSQTEQERILLKIPSDDYERRHVASNFGDRSVYKVSKSVSGEKPSGISNAWDNIREKIDIVRGRKHSKDREEKKKRHRNSSPNTFEQEQDAIAELDSVIESYHKKANNGVLKRSKRRGTEKVEKNGGTWPKARGGPLIQNGTGTILHPRKTKERLPLSVLLNQPPKYDSYNYNRISNPIPLTNFSNMNNRHTVYKPVEKPLPNFLKTGPLFSQKSFTPVVQFKDIPIDKKPATEFENTENRLSSTLTPSETSIDFSVKSGNTGKDVEYFSKKRTQKYTPSNESQVDTLQHNRVQSQLYSGAGSSTSSTSGTRQQLTEYNELEEGSASSSSSEAGGAEGGSRSGSPTPCNSPEAPRKTTIESLESSEPERDASTSLSTIRDTSNTLTIMRETSNTLEPPRTIRERDIRNSASLEVPSTQQREREIRASASLDINIRKPELRSSATLDNMRNSATLDTLRGTANTLTRAQLNAATTLQRQNATVRSPTQEEQNRKSPPPSEPRYLFIETRKCSNLGISLVGGNGVGIFVHSVQPGCLAEDAGLRPGDRILEYNGVDLRQATAEQAALELARPADKVTLIAQYVPERYNEVKDKPGDSFYVKAMFDRVGEVGDSLQLRFSKDDILYVDNTMFNGTPGHWRAWIVDQAGRRQTCGIIPSKFKVEEELLLRRSLGDLETDTTRRGSTSARRSFFRRKKHQRSSSRDSKELSHLTGVNLGWYSDSGTLNEETLPASYQRVERLDYPALRPVLIIGPLSECVVTKLLQEFPGQFTRCLAEAMHCSQATLEQGLRDSLYVDYRKKGSYFECTTVQAVKDICEKNTHCILDVSIASIERLHRHQIYPIVLLIKFKSTKQIKEVKDSRYPSDKVSAKAAKEMYEQALKLEAEYKHYISVVIPAGVNVAYICTQVKAAVDEEQSKALWVPRGPP; encoded by the exons ATGGCTTCTGGTGCATCTTCCTTGGATAGTGCTGGAAGTAGTG ATGGAGCACTCAATATGG AAAGAGATAGTGGAGGCTATGGCAGTGTTGGCAGTCCTGTTGGTGGGCCTGAATGTCGTAGTGATTATGATGGTTTGCAAGCTCAATGTGATCAAGCCATGCATCAGCTTCAGCTACTTAGGCATAAGCACTCCGATACTATAAGACG GTGTGAACATACTATGAAGGAATTGGAATACTACAGGGGACAGCATATAGCAGTCATGAATCAATTAGAGGCAACGTCACAAGAAAGCTCCGCACTGCGGGGCAAATATGGAGATTTAGTAAATGACAAGCAACGCCTAGATCGGGAAGTCCAAGCGTTGCAAAAGGAAGTGTCTGAATTAAGGTGTCAAAATCAAGAAGTTCTTGTTTCTGATGCTAGTAATAGTGACACTATGAATCAGCACTATCTATCTGCCCTTCGAAAATATGAAGCCGTTAAAGACGAGTACGATGCCCTTAGGAAACGGTACGATGATTTAATATCATCGCATTCATCGGCCGTTAATAAG TTGGAATTATCTCAAGAAGAGGCTGCCAGGTTAAAAAAACAATATGATGAAATTGTTCAAGAACGTAATAGCGCAGTTCGTGAGCGTAATGGTTTAAAACAACAGTGTACTGCTGCCATTAGACAGTGGGATATTGCATTAAGGGAAAGAAATGAATATCGTGAAGCCTTAGCCAAAGTACAGCAACAACACGAAGAAGCAGTGAAGGAAATTAATCATGCAATGGTACTACGCATGAAAGCTAGTAAGGATATGAAACGATTAACAGAAGAAAGAAATGCTGCATTACAAGAATACAGTTTAATTATGGGCGAGCGCGATACAGTGCATAAAGAAATGGAAAAACTTGGTGATGATCTTACACAAGCATATACAAAAATCACACATTTAGAGAATCAGAATAAACAATTTATGGAAGAG aaaaaagCTTTATCCTATCAAATTGAAACTTTAAGAAGAGAAATTTCATCCGCTTTGCAAGATCGAGACGATGCTTTAAAACAATGTAACGAATTACGCCAAAAGTTTGGTGATTATTCTGAAGGTTCAAACAGGGATTATAAAAATCGTATGGAATTGCACTCATATAATCGTGAACGAGATAATTCGAACAAAGAAGCCGAAAGAGAAAATAACACTACAGATTACACTAAACGGGATAAGGAACGTATGGATAACTTGGATCAAGCTAACTTGGAATTAGATAAACTTAGAAAATCTGTCGATAAATTGCAAGCAGAACTTGAAGAAGCCCTCCAAGAAGCAGAAGTATCAAAACGAAGAAGAGATTGGGCTTTCAGTGAAAGggataaaatagttttagaaaGAGAAAGTATTAGAACTCTCTGCGATAGATTAAGGAAAGAGCGTGATCGTGCTGTTTCGGAACTAGCGGGTGCTTTACGTGATTCTGATGATATTAAAAAGCAACGGAACGAAGCATCGAAAGAATTAAAGGATCTCAAAGAAAAGATAGAATCTGGTGATCATGCGTTAAGAGCAAGTCAATTTGCACAAAGCTTAGCGCATGCACATGATTCGGCGATTGATACTGATGTTAGTGACTGGGAAATTCTTACTATTCACTTGGATCTTAGTCGAGTTTGCTTAGATTCTGATCGTGATTTGGGATTGACATTAGTTGGAGGTCGTGATAATCCATATTATCCAAACGATACAGGAATTTATGTTGCTCAAGTAACATCAGGAAGTGCTGTTGATGGTAAATTAAGAGTGAATGACTGCATTATGCGAGTAAACAATGTAGATTGTACATCTGTTTTTACGCGTGTAATTATGGAAACTTTACGTACCTGTTCGGTGGGATCAGCTACATTAACGATAAGAAGACGGCGTTTAACTAGAAGGTCATTAAGGACAACGCAATTGCCTGTTGGTTCAGTTCCTCATGGTATTTCTTTGGAGCTTGGAGTatacatttcgaagatttcacCGGGTAGTTTATCTGCTAAAGATGGTAACCTCGCTGTTGGAGATAGAGTTTTAAAT ATTAATAGTAAACCAATGGAAGGCATTAATTCCAGCCACGAAGCGATGGCAACTTTAAATGATACAAGTACGGATGTGTTAACTATTACGACCCTGAAAGGAATACCATTGCCTTCAGCAACTAGCTCTGAAACTATGACCATTGATGGTAGCTTTGGTACTGAGAAACAAAAAATGGTGAATAGTTGTTCTCAAACAGAACAAGAAAGAATATTGTTAAAGATTCCATCGGACGATTATGAAAGAAGACACGTTGCTTCGAACTTTGGTGATAGAAGTGTTTACAAAGTTTCAAAATCCGTTAGTGGTGAAAAACCAAGTGGAATTAGCAATGCTTGGGACAATATACGAGAGAAGATTGATATAGTACGAGGACGTAAACATAGCAAAGATCGggaggagaagaagaaacgaCACCGCAACTCGAGTCCAAATACCTTTGAACAAGAGCAAGATGCAATAGCGGAATTAGATTCAGTAATAGAGAGCTACCACAAGAAAGCGAATAATGGAGTATTGAAACGAAGTAAGCGACGCGGAACCGAAAAGGTTGAGAAAAATGGAGGTACGTGGCCGAAAGCCAGAGGTGGACCTCTGATTCAAAATGGTACTGGTACTATTTTACATCCACGTAAGACAAAAGAAAGGTTGCCCTTAAGTGTACTCCTTAATCAACCACCAAAGTATGACAGTTATAAttataatcgtatttctaatCCTATACCCTTAACCAATTTTTCCAATATGAACAATCGGCATACGGTTTATAAACCTGTAGAAAAACCATTACCAAATTTCCTTAAAACTGGACCGTTATTTAGTCAGAAATCCTTTACTCCAGTGGTGCAGTTCAAAGATATCCCGATAGATAAGAAACCAGCAACCGAATTCGAGAACACGGAAAATAGACTCAGTTCTACGCTGACACCATCTGAAACTAGCATCGATTTTTCCGTGAAGTCTGGAAATACGGGAAAAGATGTAGAAtatttttcgaagaaaagaacGCAAAAGTATACTCCTAGCAACGAGAGTCAAGTAGACACACTACAGCATAATAGAGTGCAATCTCAACTTTATTCCGGGGCTGGATCATCAACTTCGTCGACTAGCGGCACGAGACAGCAGTTGACTG AATACAATGAGTTAGAAGAAGGCTCTGCTTCTTCGAGTTCATCAGAAGCTGGTGGTGCTGAAGGAGGTAGTCGTAGTGGATCACCCACTCCATGTAATAGCCCTGAAGCTCCTAGAAAAACAACTATTGAATCATTGGAAAGCTCAGAACCTGAACGTGACGCTTCTACTAGTTTAAGTACAATACGCGATACTTCCAATACCTTGACTATTATGCGCGAAACTTCAAATACTTTAGAACCACCTCGTACAATTCGGGAAAGAGATATTAGAAATTCTGCTTCATTGGAAGTACCAAGTACGCAACAGAGAGAACGAGAAATTAGAGCATCAGCATCTTTGGATATTAATATCAGAAAGCCGGAACTTCGTAGTTCAGCTACGTTAGATAATATGCGTAATTCCGCAACTCTTGATACATTACGTGGTACTGCTAATACTCTTACACGCGCACAGCTTAATGCAGCGACCACGTTGCAACGACAAAATGCAACTGTAAGAAGTCCGACACAAGAAGAACAAAATCGTAAAAGCCCACCACCAAGTGAACCGAGGTATCTTTTTATCGAAACAAGGAAATGTTCGAATTTAGGTATTTCCCTTGTTGGTGGTAATGGTGTCGGAATATTCGTACACTCGGTACAACCAGGTTGCCTCGCGGAAGATGCAGGATTACGTCCCGGTGACCGTATCTTAGAGTATAATGGTGTTGATCTCAGACAAGCAACCGCAGAACAAGCTGCTTTAGAATTGGCTAGACCAGCAGATAAGGTAACGCTGATTGCTCAATATGTACCTGAAAGGTATAACGAAGTAAAGGATAAACCTGGAGACAGTTTTTATGTGAAAGCGATGTTCGATCGAGTAGGCGAAGTTGGAGATAGCCTACAACTTAGGTTTAGTAAAGATGATATTTTATACGTCGATAATACAATGTTTAATGGTACTCCGGGTCATTGGAGAGCTTGGATAGTTGATCAAGCTGGAAGAAGACAAACTTGTGGTATAATACCGAGCAAATTCAA GGTCGAAGAAGAATTACTTTTACGACGTTCATTAGGCGATTTAGAAACAGATACTACTAGAAGAGGTAGCACGAGCGCAAGAAGAAGCTTTTTTCGTCGAAAGAAACATCAACGTTCTTCTAGTAGGGATAGTAAAGAATTATCACATCTTACGGGAGTAAATTTGGGTTGGTATAGTGATAGTGGAACACTAAATGAAGAAACTCTTCCAGCAAGTTATCAACGTGTTGAAAGATTGGATT ATCCAGCTTTAAGACCTGTGTTGATCATTGGACCGTTAAGCGAATGTGTAGTGACAAAACTATTACAAGAATTTCCAGGACAGTTCACTAGGTGTCTTGCAGAAGCTATGCATTGTTCTCAAGCGACGCTCGAACAAGGTTTGCGCGATTCCCTTTATGTGGACTATAGAAAAAAAGGAAGCTATTTCGAGTGTACCACAGTACAAGCTGTCAAGGACATCTGTGAGAAG aataCTCATTGCATATTGGATGTATCAATTGCGTCGATCGAGCGACTTCATCGACATCAGATCTATCCTATAGTTTTGTTGATTAAATTTAAAAGTACCAAACAAATAAAGGAAGTTAAAGATTCCAGATACCCAAGCGATAAAGTTAGTGCCAAAGCGGCCAAGGAGATGTATGAACAAGCATTAAAATTGGAAGCTGAGTATAAACATTATATTTCTG TTGTAATTCCAGCTGGAGTAAATGTCGCGTACATATGTACTCAAGTAAAAGCTGCAGTAGATGAAGAACAAAGCAAAGCGCTGTGGGTTCCTAGAGGACCTCCCTGA